Within the Acinetobacter radioresistens DSM 6976 = NBRC 102413 = CIP 103788 genome, the region TTAGGCGTATAGCTCAGTTGGTTAGAGCGCTACGTTGACATCGTAGAGGTCTCCAGTTCGAGTCTGGATATGCCTACCAAATATGACACCTTATGGTGTAAAGGTTTCAAGGAAATACAAGTACTTGAAGCCTTTTTTAATATCTGGCATTCATAAAATAAAATGTTTTTAATTTTATATGCGCTGTCATAGATATAGAACGTAAAAAAGTCCTCATAGTGAGGACTTTTTATATTAACGCTGAGTTTTAAATTCAAGCACTGTATTCTTGTTGCTGTCCATCAGTTTTAGCTCAGTTTCACTCACCTTATATTGAGTAACCTGATTCAAAGCATTAGTAAATTTATCTGGTAAATTTGTAGGGCTTAAACAAGCTCTTCGTGTTTTGGCTATTTCTGAGAAAGTAATTTGTGTACCTTTCACTGCATAGCCTCCCATAAGACGGTTACAGCCATCAGTTCCGCTAAGTTGAGTATTATCAAAAATTAAACTTGGAACATCAGATTGCTGAGGATCAGCCTTATATTTTACATCATTGATCTGAGTTACTATCCATGTCTTGTTTTGTAATAAAGCCAAGTTGCGGTCAGTAGATGGGTTGTTCATAGTAGCACAACCGGCAAAAGCTAAAGTGGATGCAATGCTAGAGGCTATAAAAAGTTGTTTTATCAATTTTTTCTCCTATAAAACTTTAAATTATATTCTTAGATTAACTACTACAGCATAGAACAAATTTAACTAAGTACAGAGGTAAATTACTTTTTATCAATACTTTATTAATAAAAATAACATAGATAATATTTTTTATATAAGAAGTTAATAAAATTATATTATTAAATTTGAAAGATTTATAATTTTAAAAAATTAAAAGATAAATAATAAGATTTTCTTTAAAAATATTAAAATTAAATTCTAATTAAAAAATGGAAAAATTATTTATCTATGAATATAAATTATATAGTTATTATATTCTTTATTACCAAATTAAAAAAATTTTTTGATCATAAAAACCTATAATTATTTCTAATAAGCTTGTTATTTTGGAAAGCTGTGCTAAGATATAAAACTTAATGAAGGCAAACCTCATACGATGCCACTCCCATTTTTCAAGATTTTCTTGAGATTTTGTAGTTATTAAAATTAAAACAATTTTATTTTAATCAAATAATTGTTCGAAAACTGCTCTAAAGAGTTTACTAAAGTTTATTGTATTGGTGTATATATTGAAATATCCAAATTTTCGTACCGCGAAATCTATCGACGGTGATATTATTCATGTTCAGATTATAGCTTCAGAAAGAAAACAAAATATTTCTGGTGGCTTTAAATGGGTAAAAGTAGGTGAAAAAGTTCTACTTGATTCCGGAAGAGAGATTAATTTTAATCTAGATGGCCAAAGCTTTTATGTTGCGCCTAATCAGATGTACCGGTTATAAATATTAAGCTCACTTTAGTGGGCTTTTTTATTTGCTAAGAAGTGATAATTTCAATAAATTATAAATTTTTAGAAGAGGAATAATAAGAATTAATGTAAAGAACTTAAAAGTAGAAAAATTTAGTTACTAGAAGAAAAAGCATAGAGAGTAGATTAATTAAATTGATAAGATAAATTTAAAATTAGATTTAGACTTTATTTGAAAAATTAACCATTTAAGCAAATTCAGTTTTTTTTAATTTTTACTATTGGGCTAATTGCTTAATTTATATGCGAATATTAATTAAATTATACTAACTATAACATGTATTAACATTTATTCTTAAAGATGTAACTCTATTTGAGTTTAATTTTGGTTAAAATTATTTCCACTATATTAACAATTGTACAAAAGAATAAAGCTACTCTATAGGCCTGTTTTCAACCCCAGAAAACAGGCCTTTTTTTATAAAAAATATTCTGGATTTATAATTTCATATGATGTTTAAAATAAGGTAAAAAATTATTTAAATGTAAACTTATAATAATTAAAAGTAGGTAAAATTTACATTAAAATAAATGAAGCATTGATATTAAAGTAGTTATAAGTATGTCTAAATTTATATCCTAGAAAAATGATTATATAAGTATATTGAAGTCACACCTATGAATACCTAACTCAAATGCTTTAAATAAAACTCATCCTTAGTTATAACAAAACTTATTGCTGACTCCCTTATAGTGAAGATGTTCGTTTGATAACGACCAACCTGAAACCAACTCAATATTTGTTATGAGGTGTGAAATGGCTAATCAAGATAATAAACGCGACAATAACCAGCGCCAGCAACAGGGCAGCAATAATCAGCAACAGCAAAGTGGCAGTAATAATCAGAAACAGCAAGGTGGTGGCGGCCAAAATAGTCGTCAGCAAAGTCAACAAAGTGGTAATAACAGCTCAGGACGCGGCTTTGCTAGTATGGATGCAGATAAACAGCGCGAAATCGCTAGTAAAGGCGGTAAAGCAGCCCATGAAAGTGGTAATGCACATGAGTTTACCTCAGAGGAAGCTCGTGAAGCAGGCTCACAAAGCCACAAAAATGATAGATAATTATCAAGGACTTTAATTTTATTAAGAAGTCTTTAGATAATTTTTTAAAAGGAAAGGGTTGCTTGGAGCCACCCTTTCTTCGTACTTCTGATATATAATTTGGTATGAATCGGATGAGGGTGTCAGATCTTGGCGTGAGTTCCATATTTATCGATCATGATCGAACTTGCTTCATTTAAGCCAATTACTTCACAGGAAGTACCGCGTTCAGTAAATTTTTTGATGACGGAATCCAGCATGGCTACAGAGGTTACATCCCAAATATGGGAATGGGTAAGATCAATAATTACTTTTTCCACCTGTTCATTAAAATTAAAACTCTGGTAAAAACGTTCGGATGAACTGAAAAAAATCTGCCCCACCAAGCTGTAACTTCGGACACCTTCCTTTAAAGTAGATTCAACTCGAATATCATTTTCCAGTTTGTTGGCTAAAAACAGTGCAGAAAGCAATACACCAGTCAATACGCCCAAAGCCAGGTTATGAGTGGCAACTACGACCACCACAGTTGCGATCATTACACTGTTGCTACTCTTCGGGTTTTTATGAAACTGTATGACTGATTGCCAGTTAAATGTGCTAATTGAAACCATAATCATGACTGCCACTAAAGCTGCCATTGGTATCAACTTAAGCCAATCACTGATAAATACCACCAGAATTAAAAGAAATATCCCTGCACAAAAAGTCGATAAACGTTGTCGACCGCCAGATTTCACATTAATCATTGACTGTCCAATCATGGCACAGCCAGCCATACCCCCCATAAAGCCGGTAACAATATTTGCAATACCTTGTCCTTTACATTCTTGATGCTTATCACTTGAAGTATCAGTCATTTCATCCACAATACTGGCAGTCATCATTGACTCTAAAAGGCCTACTGCAGCCAGAGCAATAGAATAAGGCAGAATAATTCTGAGCGTTTCAAGGTTAAGCGGAATGTCTGGTATAAGAAATACAGCCAGACTATCAGGTAAAGTACCCATATCGCCTACAGTACGTATATCACTGTTTAACCAGATTGAAAGCAGGCTAATCACCACAATACACACCAACGGGGAAGGTAACCAGCTGCCAAGTCTTGGAACATAAGGAAATAGATAGATAATACTGAGGCCTAAAGCAACAAATAGATAAACCTGCCAGCTGACATTGATGAGTTCAGGTAATTGAGCCATAAAAATTAAAATGGCGAGGGCATTTACAAATCCAATCACCACAGATTTAGATACAAAACGCATCAGCTTGGCCAGTTTAAGGTAACCAGCCAGTATCTGGATGATGCCAGTCAGTATGGTAGCCGCAAGTAGATACTGTAATCCATGCTCTTTAACCAGATTAACCATAACTAAAGCCATAGCTCCAGTTGCAGCTGAAATCATGGCAGGTCTGCCCCCTACAATGGCAATTACTACTGCCATAGAAAATGAAGCATATAAACCGACTTGCGGATCGACTCCGGCAATAATTGAAAAGGCAATTGCCTCGGGAATAAGTGCCAGACCTACTACCAGTCCAGCCAGCACATCAGCACGAATGTTTGAAAACCACTGTTCACGGAAAGAAGACAACATAAAGAAAGCCCGATTTTTATTGGAACAGGCGAGTGAGGTGACAATATTGTGAAAAAGACATAATTACGCCACACCACTAACCTTTAATATAGCAATGAGAAATTACTTCTAGGAAATGAGTAATCAAGGTGGCGTAAGAAACATAGAAAATAGTAAGAAGGTTTAGATTATAGGGCACCGAGAATAACACGTTTCAAGTTCTTAGAAAATTGGTGCTGATCTTATCGGCCATAGTGTTAAAAGAAATTCAGTTTTAAAATGCATGAAGCATTACGCTCTTGATAAAATTACATCAAGATTTTTCGATAACAACTAAAGATAAGAGATATGAAAACAGTTATAACGGTAATCGCAGCAGTTACAGTCGTCTCGGTAGGCTATATAACCTATCATACTATTCAGCAAAAGCGTCAGCAGGAGATCAAGCAGGTCATCCAGGAAGCACAGAGCTCTTTAGAGCAGGCTCAGCACAACCCGCATCATCTCGAACGGAGTACTTTCCCGGCGTTTGATACTGCAGGGAAATCCGTTCAGACTGAAAAAATGTAGAGATTTTTATACGTTTTTGGGGTTAACGGGAAAGAAAATAAAAAACTTGCAAGTTTATTTAAAATTAAGCGCCTGATTTTAAATATTTTAAAAACAGTAAGTGTTCCAAATTAATCTAAGAAGATTAAACCTGATAATCAAAAATAAAATCAGTGTGTTATAATCTGGCCGAAAAAATTTAGCGGGTAGATTTAAGTTCGCACTTTTTTCTACAGGTTAGATGAAAAAGCTGCATAAGATGATGCAGCTTTTTTGTTTGCCTCGCCTATTAGTGGCACTCATCAAGTGTTTAGTAAGTTTGGGCTCAGGTGCAGCTTGAAGATGGGAAGTAATTAGGATGGCATAGGTCTTGCTGTTTTATCCAGAATTACTTGCACAATATCTGATTTTGATGCATTTAAATTTTATAGCAGTGTGGTGATTTGAGGCTTTTCAGGCCGAGGATTCAATCGCAAAGATCTTAATTCTCAGGGGCGATGTAATGACAACTCCCAATACCTCAGCCGGTATGCTTGAGCGCTTGTTCAAGCTCAGCGAAAATAAAACCAGTTTTAGAACAGAAGTTCTAGCAGGTGTAACCACATTCTTGACAATGTGTTACATCATTATTGTTAATCCAATGATTTTATCCGAAACCGGAATGGATCATGGAGCTGTCTTTGTCGCAACCTGTCTTGCAGCCGCAATTGGCTGTCTGGTTATGGGAATTGTGGCCAATTATCCAATTGCCCTTGCACCAGGTATGGGACTAAATGCCTATTTTACTTATTCAGTGTGTTTAGGGATGGGGGTGCCTTGGCAAACGGCACTAGCTGCGGTATTTGTTTCAGGTCTGGTATTTATTGCTATCAGTATGTTCAAAATCCGTGAGGCAATCGTCAATGCCATTCCCATGTCATTAAAACTGGCGATTGGCGGCGGTATTGGGCTGTTTTTAGCCTTGGTCGCGCTTAAGAATGCCGGCATTATTGTAGATAATCCGGCTACTTTGGTGGGACTGGGCGATATCAAACAGCCAACAGTTTTACTGGCCCTGTTAGGTTTCTTTCTTATTGTGATCATGCACCATTTTAAGGTCCGTGGTGCAATCATTCTCAGTATTCTGGTCGTAACTGCAATTGCAACTGCTTTAGG harbors:
- a CDS encoding META domain-containing protein, whose product is MIKQLFIASSIASTLAFAGCATMNNPSTDRNLALLQNKTWIVTQINDVKYKADPQQSDVPSLIFDNTQLSGTDGCNRLMGGYAVKGTQITFSEIAKTRRACLSPTNLPDKFTNALNQVTQYKVSETELKLMDSNKNTVLEFKTQR
- a CDS encoding SulP family inorganic anion transporter — translated: MLSSFREQWFSNIRADVLAGLVVGLALIPEAIAFSIIAGVDPQVGLYASFSMAVVIAIVGGRPAMISAATGAMALVMVNLVKEHGLQYLLAATILTGIIQILAGYLKLAKLMRFVSKSVVIGFVNALAILIFMAQLPELINVSWQVYLFVALGLSIIYLFPYVPRLGSWLPSPLVCIVVISLLSIWLNSDIRTVGDMGTLPDSLAVFLIPDIPLNLETLRIILPYSIALAAVGLLESMMTASIVDEMTDTSSDKHQECKGQGIANIVTGFMGGMAGCAMIGQSMINVKSGGRQRLSTFCAGIFLLILVVFISDWLKLIPMAALVAVMIMVSISTFNWQSVIQFHKNPKSSNSVMIATVVVVVATHNLALGVLTGVLLSALFLANKLENDIRVESTLKEGVRSYSLVGQIFFSSSERFYQSFNFNEQVEKVIIDLTHSHIWDVTSVAMLDSVIKKFTERGTSCEVIGLNEASSIMIDKYGTHAKI